A section of the Apodemus sylvaticus chromosome 10, mApoSyl1.1, whole genome shotgun sequence genome encodes:
- the Smtnl2 gene encoding smoothelin-like protein 2, with product MEPTPDAEEAHTVREALGRYEAALEGAVRALHEDMQGLQRGVERRVAEALRLAGPLARTVAELQRDNQRLQAQLERLTRQVEALGLATGVSPAPGTPSPPPAATVTDRAPRLGTARFSSHATFSLSGRSPSVEHDETGDLEVTRTSNSCIMENGHQLDAGPANGSSEVQTSSAQESPRPRPVSLSLRLPHQPVTAVTRVSEKFSGETSASALSPTSAAIVGSFTPSPSEAISPWTPSPIEKSSSFTRSLSGSGYGAAMAGKRKDSPPLVTPPQSPPSSQPPAVTQAPRQGERRRELVRSQTLPRTSGAQARKALFEKWEQDTASKGKGETRAKLKRSQSFGVASASSIKQILLEWCRSKTVGYQHVDLQNFSSSWSDGMAFCALVHSFFPDAFDYNALSPTQRQKNFELAFTMAENLANCERLIEVEDMMVMGRKPDPMCVFTYVQSLYNHLRRFE from the exons ATGGAGCCGACCCCCGACGCCGAGGAGGCGCACACGGTGCGCGAGGCGCTGGGCCGCTACGAGGCGGCGCTGGAGGGTGCGGTGCGTGCACTGCACGAGGACATGCAAGGGCTGCAGCGCGGCGTGGAGCGGCGCGTGGCAGAGGCGCTGCGCCTGGCCGGCCCCTTGGCTCGCACTGTGGCCGAGTTGCAGCGGGACAACCAGCGGCTGCAGGCGCAGCTCGAACGCTTGACGCGCCAGGTGGAGGCGCTGGGCTTGGCGACTGGTGTGTCCCCTGCACCCGGCACGCCCAGTCCCCCTCCTGCGGCCACAGTTACAGACCGCGCCCCGCGACTGGGCACCGCACGCTTCTCCAGTCATGCCACTTTCTCGCTGTCCGGTCGAAGCCCG AGCGTGGAACACGATGAAACCGGTGACCTCGAGGTGACACGAACTTCAAACTCATGCATCATGGAGAATGGACATCAGCTGGATGCAG GTCCAGCCAACGGATCCTCTGAGGTCCAAACCTCATCAGCTCAGGAGTCCCCTAGGCCACGCCCTGTGAGCCTCTCCTTGCGACTGCCCCACCAGCCTGTTACAGCTGTCACCCGAGTCTCAGAGAAATTCTCTGGAGAGACCTCAGCTTCAGCTCTGTCACCCACATCTGCTGCCATTGTGGGGAGCTTCACCCCAAGCCCTAGTGAGGCCATCAGCCCTTGGACTCCTAGTCCCATTG AGAAAAGTTCCTCTTTCACACGCTCTTTGTCTGGCTCTGGCTATGGAGCAGCGATGGCTGGCAAACGCAAGGACAG CCCTCCGCTGGTGACCCCACCGCAGTCACCCCCATCCTCGCAGCCTCCAGCTGTGACTCAGGCCCCTCGCCAGGGAGAACGACGCAGGGAATTGGTGAGGTCGCAGACACTGCCTCGCACTTCAGGGGCCCAGGCTCGGAAGGCGCTGTTTGAGAAGTGGGAGCAGGATACAGCAAGCAA GGGCAAAGGTGAGACCAGGGCCAAACTAAAGAGGTCACAGAGTTTCGGTGTGGCCAGTGCCAGCAGCATCAAGCAGATCCTGCTCGAGTGGTGCCGCAGCAAGACCGTGGGCTATCAG CATGTGGACCTGCAGAATTTCTCCTCCAGCTGGAGTGATGGAATGGCCTTCTGTGCCCTGGTGCACTCCTTCTTCCCAGATGCCTTTGACTACAATGCCCTGAGTCCCACACAAAGGCAGAAGAACTTTGAACTGGCCTTCACCATGGCTGA
- the Ggt6 gene encoding glutathione hydrolase 6: MDAITGAVHYHKLQVWEPGMESEEEEEDEEIAEPLVLSLRRLQNTPRNKVGGLPGAWARLLAGLLLLAVSSSLALRQLQSRNSPKGTVGSVAPPASRHSHHPGVYHHSAIISPAATCSQLGQELLIAGGNVVDAGVGAALCLAVVHPHATGLGATFWGLFYNSSSGNSTALTAGPTQILAPGLGLPTALPALNLLHAHFGHLPWPHLLAKPAMLAEKGFEVDAPLARSLAVQGTKGLCPLLCHTDGTPLGLGARVTNPNLAAVLRSAALASSPDFAGDALLNLLVRDLGLELPSARPMPSLEPALQLLLPQGVLFSTPAPSAGPELLQLLESTLHSRTSSSASCSPFLQTAGGPVSSALATVDSNGSMLLLISSINSSFGSGHLSPSTGVLLSNLEASSAPSAWACPLILRGNLDDTEADMLGLVASGFPRGAEAMTCTLLNHLATPQIQQHPQHQAQQRPTESPGICSQGALLQAEVHAEHAHVSSVPSGCCPFQGY, translated from the exons ATGGATGCCATCACAGGGGCTGTGCACTACCACAAGTTGCAAGTCTGGGAGCCTGGCATGgagtcagaggaggaggaagaagatgaagaaatagCAGAGCCACTGGTCCTCTCCCTAAGGAGACTCCAAAATACCCCCCG GAACAAGGTTGGCGGGTTGCCAGGTGCCTGGGCCCGCCTGCTGGCAggcctgctgctgctggctgttAGCAGCTCCCTGGCTCTGAGGCAGCTGCAGAGTAGGAACAGCCCAAAAGGAACTGTGGGCTCTGTGGCCCCTCCAGCCAGCAGACACTCCCATCATcctggtgtgtaccaccacagcgCCATTATCAGCCCTGCAG CCACATGTTCCCAACTGGGCCAGGAGCTGCTTATCGCTGGGGGCAATGTCGTGGATGCTGGAGTTGGAGCAGCTCTGTGTCTGGCGGTGGTACATCCTCATGCAACAGGGTTAG GTGCCACGTTCTGGGGTCTCTTCTACAATAGCTCCTCGGGAAACTCAACTGCCCTGACAGCAGGCCCAACCCAAATCCTGGCCCCTGGCCTGGGGCtgcccacagctctgcctgccctGAATTTGCTCCATGCCCACTTCGGCCACCTGCCCTGGCCACACCTGCTGGCCAAGCCTGCCATGCTGGCTGAAAAGGGCTTTGAGGTAGATGCACCCCTGGCACGCTCACTAGCAGTCCAGGGCACAAAGGGGCTCTGTCCACTGCTCTGCCATACCGATGGAACCCCACTGGGTCTCGGGGCTCGAGTCACCAACCCCAACCTGGCAGCTGTATTACGCAGTGCAGCCCTGGCCTCCAGCCCAGATTTTGCTGGGGATGCCTTGCTGAACCTGCTGGTCAGAGACCTGGGGTTAGAGTTGCCCTCTGCTCGGCCCATGCCTTCCTTAGAGCCTGCGCTGCAGCTTCTTCTGCCTCAGGGTGTCCTGTTCTCTACTCCTGCTCCCTCAGCGGGCCCAGAGCTTCTGCAACTGCTGGAGTCTACTCTTCACTCCAGAACATccagctctgcttcctgctcaccATTCCTGCAAACTGCTGGAGGCCCAGTGAGCAGTGCCCTGGCCACCGTGGACAGCAATGGCTCCATGCTCCTTCTAATCTCCTCAATCAACAGCTCCTTTGGTTCTGGACATCTGTCCCCAAGCACTGGTGTTCTGCTCAGCAACCTGGAAGCCAGCTCTGCGCCTAGTGCCTGGGCCTGTCCACTCATCCTCCGTGGCAACTTGGATGACACAGAAGCCGATATGTTGGGGTTGGTGGCTTCAGGGTTCCCCAGAGGGGCCGAAGCCATGACTTGCACCTTGCTCAATCATCTGGCAACACCTCAAATCCAACAGCATCCCCAACATCAAGCCCAACAAAGACCCACAGAGAGCCCTGGCATATGTAGCCAAGGGGCCCTACTGCAGGCAGAAGTTCATGCAGAACATGCCCATGTCTCCAGTGTCCCCAGCGGCTGCTGCCCCTTTCAGGGGTATTAA